A genome region from Pseudanabaena sp. Chao 1811 includes the following:
- a CDS encoding ABC transporter ATP-binding protein: MSTVHPFIRLTRYARNYRQQIWSATICSILNKFFDLAPPVLIGAAIDLVLQKENFWANPFGVQGLAAQLFVLSAISGAIWGLESIFEYAYALQWRNLAQTVQHDLRLDAYQHLQELELAFFEERSSGGLMSILSDDVNQLERFLDGGANEVIQVSATILLIGGAFFVITPNVAWLAMLPMPFILWGSIWFQRFLAPRYADVREKVGLLNGQLSNNIGGITTIKAFVTEDYERQRIEKESNRYRQSNRKAIAYSAAFVPLIRILIFMGFIAILYFGGLEVQAQRLSVGNYSVMIYLIQRLLWPLTRLGETLDQYQRAMASTNRILDLLDTPIAIHSGSRTLAPAIVQGAIQLKNVTFGYKPEFPIIEHLSLEIAANKTTAIVGATGSGKSTLVKLLLRLYEVQLGNILLDGIDIRDLELRSLRSCMGWVSQDVFLFHGSVLENIAYGSFDATVEQIVEAAKIAEAHEFIQALPQGYDTIVGERGQKLSGGQRQRIAIARAVLRNPPILILDEATSAVDNETEAAIQKSLDQITKNRTTIAIAHRLSTIRNADRIYVMDQGKVVETGTHDQLVALNGIYTSLWNLQTGQTHEFVG; this comes from the coding sequence TCCTTTCATTCGATTGACCCGATATGCCAGAAATTATCGTCAACAAATTTGGTCGGCGACGATTTGTTCCATTCTTAATAAGTTCTTTGATCTTGCGCCACCAGTTTTGATCGGAGCTGCGATCGACCTAGTATTACAAAAAGAGAACTTCTGGGCAAATCCCTTTGGTGTCCAAGGGTTAGCTGCACAACTATTTGTACTTTCGGCAATTAGCGGAGCGATTTGGGGACTGGAATCAATTTTTGAGTATGCCTATGCGCTCCAATGGCGGAACCTTGCACAGACTGTACAGCATGACCTGCGACTTGATGCCTATCAACATTTACAGGAGTTGGAACTTGCCTTTTTTGAGGAGCGTAGTTCGGGAGGATTGATGTCAATTTTGAGTGATGATGTCAATCAATTGGAACGATTTCTCGATGGAGGAGCCAATGAAGTCATTCAAGTCTCGGCGACAATTCTTTTGATTGGTGGGGCATTTTTTGTGATTACGCCCAATGTGGCTTGGCTAGCGATGTTGCCGATGCCATTTATTCTCTGGGGTTCGATTTGGTTTCAGAGGTTCCTTGCGCCGCGCTATGCTGATGTCCGCGAAAAGGTGGGTTTACTCAATGGTCAATTGTCTAATAACATTGGCGGGATTACGACGATTAAGGCTTTTGTAACGGAGGACTATGAACGGCAACGTATCGAGAAAGAAAGCAATCGCTATCGTCAAAGTAATCGTAAAGCGATCGCCTATAGTGCTGCCTTCGTCCCCTTAATTAGAATTCTAATCTTCATGGGATTTATCGCGATTTTGTATTTTGGTGGATTGGAAGTACAAGCCCAAAGACTATCGGTAGGCAATTATTCAGTGATGATTTATCTAATTCAACGGTTGCTATGGCCCCTAACGCGCTTAGGTGAAACCCTCGACCAATACCAAAGGGCTATGGCTTCTACTAATCGAATTCTTGATTTGTTGGATACTCCCATTGCCATCCATTCAGGCTCAAGAACTCTCGCTCCCGCAATAGTCCAAGGCGCAATTCAGTTAAAGAATGTCACATTTGGTTATAAGCCTGAATTTCCCATTATTGAACATCTCTCCTTAGAAATTGCAGCAAATAAAACTACTGCAATTGTGGGCGCAACGGGTTCGGGTAAGAGTACTTTAGTCAAATTGCTTTTGCGTTTATACGAAGTTCAATTGGGCAATATCTTGCTTGATGGTATTGATATTCGCGATCTTGAATTGCGATCGCTACGTTCCTGTATGGGTTGGGTGAGCCAAGATGTCTTTCTCTTTCACGGCTCTGTTTTAGAAAATATTGCCTATGGTTCCTTTGATGCAACGGTTGAGCAGATTGTGGAAGCCGCTAAGATTGCAGAAGCCCATGAGTTTATCCAAGCTTTGCCTCAGGGTTACGATACGATTGTTGGTGAGCGTGGTCAGAAGCTCTCAGGTGGTCAGCGACAAAGAATTGCGATCGCCCGTGCGGTGTTACGCAATCCGCCAATCTTGATTCTGGATGAGGCAACTTCGGCGGTAGATAATGAAACTGAGGCAGCGATTCAAAAGTCCCTCGATCAGATTACCAAAAACCGTACTACGATCGCGATCGCCCATCGTCTCTCTACAATTCGCAATGCCGATCGCATTTATGTAATGGATCAAGGCAAGGTCGTTGAGACAGGAACCCACGACCAGTTAGTTGCTTTGAATGGTATTTATACTAGTCTATGGAATCTGCAAACGGGGCAGACTCACGAGTTTGTAGGATAG